A region of Helicoverpa zea isolate HzStark_Cry1AcR chromosome 16, ilHelZeax1.1, whole genome shotgun sequence DNA encodes the following proteins:
- the LOC124637414 gene encoding myosin heavy chain, muscle isoform X30, with translation MPKPVVQEGEDPDPTPYLFVSLEQKRIDQSKPYDGKKACWVPDEKEGFLQGEIKATKGELVTVSLPGGEEKTLKKELLSQVNPPKFEKVEDMADLTYLNEAAVLHNLRQRYYAKLIYTYSGLFCVAINPYKRFPVYTTRCAKLYRGKRRSEVPPHIFAISDGAYVNMLTNHENQSMLITGESGAGKTENTKKVIAYFATVGASQKKDPSQEKKGSLEDQVVQTNPVLEAFGNAKTVRNDNSSRFGKFIRIHFGPSGKLAGADIETYLLEKARVISQQALERSYHIFYQMMSGSVPGLKDMCLLTNDVYDYNIISQGKTTIPNVDDGEECTLTDQAMDVLGFTQEEKDNVYKITAAVMHMGRMQFKQRGREEQAEADGTEDGDKVAKLLGVEMQDLYKNLLKPRIKVGNEFVTQGRNKDQVTNSVGALCKGMFDRLFKWLVKKCNETLDTKQKRQHFIGVLDIAGFEIFDFNGFEQLCINFTNEKLQQFFNHHMFVLEQEEYKKEGINWAFIDFGMDLLACIDLIEKPMGILSILEEESMFPKATDQTFVEKLNNNHLGKSAPYLKPKPPKPGCQAAHFAIGHYAGNVGYNITGWLEKNKDPLNDTVVDQFKKGQNKLLVEIFADHPGQSGDAGGGGGKGGRGKKGGGFATVSSAYREQLNNLMTTLRSTQPHFVRCIIPNELKQPGLIDSHLVMHQLTCNGVLEGIRICRKGFPNRMVYPDFKLRYKILCPNLIKEPITPEIATKKILEHTGLDSESFRLGKTKVFFRAGVLGQMEELRDDRLSKIVSWLQAYIRGYLSRKEYKKLQEQRLALQVVQRNLRKYLQLRTWPWWKLWQKVKPLLNVTRVEDELAKLEEKAQKAQEAFEKEEKLRKELEGLNAKLLEEKTALLASIEGKEGSLSEVQERAAKLNAQKADLELQLRDTQDRLTQEEDARNQLFQAKKKLEQEVSGLKKDVEDLELSVQKSEQDKATKDHQIRNLNDEIAHQDELINKLNKEKKLQGESNQKTSEELQAAEDKVNHLNKVKQKLEQTLDELEDSLEREKKLRADVEKQRRKVEGDLKLTQEAVADLERNKKELEQTIQRKDKEISSLTAKLEDEQSLVSKLQKQIKELQGRIEELEEEVESERQARAKAEKQRADLARELEELGERLEEAGGATSAQIELNKKREAELSKLRRDLEEANIQHESTLANLRKKHNDAVSEMGEQLDQLNKLKAKAEHDRASCYNELNNTRAAVDQVAREKAAQEKIVKQLQHQLNEVQSKADEANRTLNDLDAAKKKLSIENSDLLRQLEEAESQVSQLSKIKVSLTTQLEDTKRLADEEARERATLLGKFRNLEHDLDNIREQVEEEAEGKADLQRQLSKANAEAQLWRSKYESEGVARSEELEEAKRKLQARLAEAEETIESLNQKVVALEKTKQRLATEVEDLQLEVDRATAIANAAEKKQKAFDKIIGEWKLKVDDLAAELDASQKECRNYSTELFRLKGAYEEGQEQLEAVRRENKNLADEVKDLLDQIGEGGRNIHEIEKARKRLEAEKDELQAALEEAEAALEQEENKVLRAQLELSQVRQEIDRRIQEKEEEFENTRKNHQRALDSMQASLEAEAKGKAEALRMKKKLEADINELEIALDHANKANAEAQKNIKRYQAQIKDLQTALEEEQRARDDAREQLGISERRANALQNELEESRTLLEQADRARRQAEQELGDAHEQLNELSAQSASLSAAKRKLESELQTLHSDLDELLNEAKNSEEKAKKAMVDAARLADELRAEQDHAQTQEKLRKALEQQIKELQVRLDEAEANALKGGKKAIQKLEQRVRELENELDGEQRRHADAQKNLRKSERRIKELTFQAEEDRKNHERMQDLVDKLQQKIKTYKRQIEEAEEIAALNLAKFRKAQQELEEAEERADLAEQAISKFRGKGRAGSAARGVSPAPQRSRPAFADGFGTFPPRFDLAPEDF, from the exons ATGCCGAAGCCAGTAGTCCAAGAGGGCGAGGACCCCGATCCGACTCCGTACCTGTTCGTGTCTCTGGAACAGAAGCGTATCGACCAGAGCAAGCCCTACGATGGCAAGAAGGCATGCTGGGTGCCTGACGAAAAGGAGGGTTTCCTCCAGGGCGAGATCAAGGCCACCAAGGGTGAGCTGGTGACCGTCAGCCTGCCTGGTGGTGAG GAAAAGACGTTAAAAAAGGAACTCCTCTCACAAGTAAACCCGCCGAAATTCGAGAAAGTCGAGGACATGGCTGACTTGACTTATCTTAACGAGGCAGCTGTACTCCACAATCTTCGACAACGATACTATGCGAAACTGATCTAT ACGTACTCGGGTCTCTTCTGTGTGGCTATCAACCCCTACAAGAGGTTCCCCGTGTACACCACACGATGCGCCAAGCTCTACCGTGGCAAGCGTCGTTCGGAGGTGCCCCCTCACATCTTCGCCATTTCCGACGGTGCCTACGTCAACATGTTGACCAACCACGAGAATCAATCTATGTTGATTAC CGGTGAGTCTGGTGCCGGAAAGACTGAGAACACGAAGAAGGTAATTGCGTACTTCGCCACCGTCGGTGCCTCCCAAAAGAAGGACCCGTCCCAGGAGAAGAAGGGCTCCCTTGAAGACCAGGTCGTACAGACTAACCCTGTACTTGAAGCCTTCGGTAACGCCAAGACCGTCCGTAACGACAACTCGTCTCGTTTC GGTAAATTCATCCGTATCCACTTCGGACCCTCCGGTAAACTGGCTGGTGCTGATATCGAGACCT ATCTGCTCGAGAAGGCCCGTGTCATCTCCCAACAGGCTCTTGAGCGTTCTTACCACATCTTCTACCAGATGATGTCTGGCTCCGTTCCTGGACTTAAGG ACATGTGTTTGCTGACAAACGACGTATATGACTATAACATCATCTCGCAAGGAAAAACTACCATCCCCAACGTAGATGATGGAGAGGAGTGTACATTGACTGAC CAAGCCATGGACGTCCTGGGCTTCACCCAGGAAGAGAAGGACAACGTATACAAGATCACCGCCGCTGTCATGCACATGGGTCGCATGCAGTTCAAGCAGAGAGGTCGCGAGGAACAGGCTGAGGCCGACGGCACTGAG GATGGTGACAAGGTTGCCAAGCTCCTCGGTGTTGAGATGCAGGACCTCTACAAGAACTTGTTGAAGCCCCGCATCAAGGTCGGAAACGAGTTCGTCACCCAGGGTCGTAACAAGGACCAGGTCACCAACTCCGTCGGTGCTCTCTGCAAGGGCATGTTCGATCGTCTCTTCAAGTGGCTCGTGAAGAAGTGTAACGAGACCCTAGACACCAAGCAGAAGAGGCAGCACTTCATCGGTGTACTGGATATCGCCGGTTTCGAGATCTTCGAC TTCAACGGTTTCGAGCAACTCTGCATTAACTTCACCAATGAGAAGCTGCAGCAGTTCTTTAACCACCACATGTTCGTACTCGAACAAGAGGAGTACAAGAAGGAGGGTATCAACTGGGCCTTCATCGATTTCGGAATGGACTTGCTCGCTTGTATCGATCTTATCGAAAAG CCCATGGGTATCCTCTCCATCCTTGAGGAAGAGTCTATGTTCCCCAAAGCCACCGACCAGACCTTCGTTGAGAAGTTGAACAACAACCACTTGGGCAAGTCTGCTCCTTACCTGAAGCCGAAGCCGCCCAAGCCCGGTTGCCAGGCCGCTCACTTCGCCATTGGTCACTACGCCGGTAAC GTCGGCTACAACATCACTGGATGGCTTGAGAAGAACAAGGACCCCCTCAACGACACTGTCGTTGACCAGTTCAAGAAGGGTCAGAACAAACTGTTGGTTGAGATCTTTGCTGACCATCCTGGTCAGTCTGGTGATGCCGGTGGCGGTGGTGGCAAGG GAGGTCGCGGTAAGAAGGGCGGTGGTTTCGCTACTGTGTCCTCCGCTTACAGG GAACAACTTAACAACCTGATGACCACCCTGAGGTCTACCCAGCCTCACTTCGTACGTTGTATCATCCCCAACGAGTTGAAGCAGCCTG GTCTCATCGACTCTCACCTTGTGATGCACCAGCTGACCTGTAACGGTGTGCTTGAAGGCATCCGTATTTGCCGTAAAGGTTTCCCCAACAGGATGGTCTACCCCGACTTCAAGCTCCG ATACAAAATTCTGTGCCCGAACCTCATCAAAGAGCCAATTACACCTGAGATTGCTACTAAGAAAATTCTCGAACATACCGGATTGGATTCGGAGTCTTTCAGGCTCGGAAAGACTAAG GTATTCTTCCGCGCTGGTGTCCTGGGTCAGATGGAAGAGTTGCGTGACGACAGGCTGTCCAAGATCGTCTCGTGGCTCCAGGCCTACATCCGTGGTTACCTGTCCCGTAAGGAGTACAAGAAGCTGCAGGAACAGAG gttgGCTCTCCAAGTTGTCCAGCGCAACTTGCGCAAGTACCTGCAACTCCGCACCTGGCCCTGGTGGAAGTTGTGGCAGAAGGTCAAGCCCCTCCTCAACGTCACCCGCGTCGAGGATGAGCTCGCG AAACTTGAGGAGAAGGCCCAGAAGGCCCAGGAGGCTTTCGAGAAGGAAGAGAAGCTCCGCAAGGAGCTCGAGGGTCTCAACGCCAAGCTCCTCGAGGAGAAGACCGCTCTGCTTGCCTCCATCGAGGGCAAGGAGGGCTCCCTCTCCGAGGTGCAGGAGCGCGCTGCCAAGCTCAACGCGCAGAAGGCCGACCTCGAGCTCCAGCTCAGG GACACCCAGGACCGCCTTACCCAGGAAGAGGATGCCCGCAACCAGCTCTTCCAGGCTAAGAAGAAGTTGGAACAGGAAGTCTCCGGCCTCAAGAAGGATGTCGAAGACTTGGAACTGTCCGTCCAGAAGTCCGAGCAGGACAAGGCCACCAAGGACCACCAGATCCGCAACTTGAACGACGAGATCGCCCACCAAGACGAGCTCATCAACAAGTTGAACAAGGAGAAGAAGCTCCAGGGAGAGTCCAACCAGAAGACCTCCGAGGAGCTCCAGGCCGCCGAGGACAAGGTCAACCACCTCAACAAGGTCAAGCAGAAGCTCGAGCAGACCCTCGACGAGCTCGAGGACTCTCTGGAGCGCGAGAAGAAGCTGCGCGCCGACGTCGAGAAGCAGAGGAGGAAGGTGGAGGGCGACCTCAAGCTCACCCAGGAGGCCGTCGCCGACCTCGAGCGCAACAAGAAGGAGCTCGAGCAGACCATCCAGCGCAAGGACAAGGAGATCTCGTCCCTTACCGCCAAGCTGGAGGACGAGCAGTCGCTTGTCAGCAAGCTCCAGAAACAGATCAAGGAATTGCAAGGCCGCATCGAAGAGCTCGAGGAGGAGGTCGAATCCGAACGCCAGGCTCGCGCTAAGGCCGAGAAGCAGCGTGCCGACCTCGCCCGCGAGCTCGAGGAGCTGGGTGAGCGCCTTGAGGAAGCCGGTGGCGCCACCTCCGCTCAGATTGAGCTGAACAAGAAGCGCGAGGCTGAGCTCAGCAAGCTGCGCCGCGACCTCGAGGAGGCCAACATCCAGCACGAGTCTACCCTCGCCAACCTCCGCAAGAAGCACAACGATGCCGTCTCGGAGATGGGCGAGCAGCTCGACCAGCTCAACAAGCTCAAGGCCAA GGCTGAGCATGACCGCGCGTCTTGCTACAACGAGCTTAACAACACTCGCGCGGCTGTCGATCAAGTAGCGAGAGAGAAG GCTGCCCAAGAGAAGATCGTCAAGCAGCTGCAGCACCAGCTCAACGAGGTGCAGAGCAAGGCTGACGAAGCCAACCGCACCCTCAACGACCTGGATGCCGCCAAGAAGAAGCTGTCCATCGAGAACTCCGACCTTCTTCGCCAATTGGAGGAGGCCGAGTCCCAGGTTTCTCAGCTGTCCAAGATCAAGGTGTCCCTCACCACTCAGCTCGAGGACACCAAGAGGCTCGCCGACGAAGAGGCCAGG GAACGCGCCACCCTTCTTGGCAAGTTCCGCAACCTCGAGCACGACCTGGACAACATCCGCGAACAGGTCGAGGAGGAGGCCGAAGGCAAGGCTGATCTTCAACGCCAGCTTTCCAAGGCCAACGCCGAGGCTCAGCTCTGGCGCTCCAAGTACGAGTCCGAGGGCGTGGCCCGCTCCGAGGAACTCGAGGAGGCCAAGCGCAAGCTCCAGGCCCGCCTTGCCGAAGCCGAGGAGACCATTGAGTCCCTCAACCAGAAGGTTGTCGCTCTTGAGAAGACCAAGCAGCGTCTCGCCACCGAGGTCGAGGACCTGCAGCTCGAGGTCGACCGTGCCACCGCCATCGCCAACGCTGCCGAGAAGAAGCAGAAGGCCTTCGACAAGATCATCGGAGAATGGAAGCTCAAGGTTGACGACCTTGCCGCTGAGCTCGACGCCAGCCAGAAGGAGTGCCGCAACTACTCCACTGAGCTGTTCCGTCTCAAGGGTGCCTACGAGGAAGGCCAGGAACAGCTTGAGGCTGTCCGCCGTGAGAACAAGAACCTCGCCGACGAAGTCAAGGACCTCCTTGACCAGATCGGTGAAGGTGGCCGCAACATCCACGAGATCGAGAAGGCCAGGAAGCGCCTTGAGGCCGAGAAGGACGAGCTCCAGGCCGCCCTTGAGGAGGCTGAGGCAGCCCTCGAACAGGAGGAGAACAAGGTTCTCCGCGCTCAGCTTGAGCTGTCCCAGGTCAGGCAGGAGATCGACAGGCGCATCCAAGAGAAGGAGGAGGAGTTCGAGAACACACGCAAGAACCACCAGCGCGCCCTCGACTCCATGCAGGCTTCCCTCGAAGCCGAGGCTAAGGGCAAGGCTGAGGCCCTGCGCATGAAGAAGAAGCTTGAGGCTGACATCAACGAGCTTGAGATCGCTCTTGACCACGCCAACAAGGCTAACGCTGAGGCCCAGAAGAACATCAAGCGCTACCAGGCCCAGATCAAGGACCTCCAGACCGCCCTGGAAGAGGAACAGCGCGCCCGCGACGATGCCCGCGAACAGCTCGGCATCTCAGAACGCCGCGCCAACGCCCTCCAGAACGAGCTCGAGGAGTCCCGCACCCTCCTGGAACAGGCCGACCGCGCCCGCCGCCAGGCCGAACAGGAACTCGGCGACGCTCACGAACAGCTCAACGAGCTGTCCGCCCAGAGCGCCTCCCTGTCCGCTGCCAAGAGGAAACTCGAGTCCGAGCTGCAGACCCTGCACTCCGACCTCGACGAGCTCCTCAACGAGGCTAAGAACTCCGAGGAGAAGGCCAAGAAGGCTATGGTTGACGCCGCCCGTCTTGCCGACGAGCTGCGCGCCGAACAAGACCACGCCCAGACCCAGGAGAAACTCCGCAAGGCTCTTGAGCAACAGATCAAGGAACTGCAAGTCAGGCTGGATGAGGCTGAAGCCAACGCCCTTAAGGGAGGCAAGAAGGCCATCCAGAAACTGGAACAGAGGGTCAGGGAGCTTGAGAACGAGCTTGACGGTGAACAGAGGAGACACGCCGACGCCCAGAAGAACCTCCGCAAGTCAGAGAGGCGCATCAAGGAGCTCACCTTCCAGGCCGAGGAGGACCGCAAGAACCACGAGCGCATGCAGGACCTCGTCGACAAACTGCAACAGAAGATCAAGACCTACAAGAGGCAGATCGAGGAAGCCGAAGAAATCGCCGCCCTCAACTTGGCTAAGTTCCGCAAGGCACAGCAGGAGTTGGAGGAGGCCGAGGAAAGGGCAGACCTTGCCGAGCAGGCCATCAGCAAATTCCGTGGCAAGGGACGTGCGGGTTCCGCTGCGAGAGGAGTCAGTCCGGCG CCCCAGCGCTCGCGTCCCGCCTTCGCTGACGGTTTCGGCACCTTCCCACCTAGGTTCGACCTGGCGCCCGAAGATTTCTAA